The Enteractinococcus fodinae genome has a segment encoding these proteins:
- a CDS encoding DUF5998 family protein — protein MPYPVLPTDLAQDIQRAGFYPQLVANVMGQQLGEREILSHYVHVETHFGYDDLHRHITVLVLAQGNVLAALHLNDLEDELDEGAARASVATEIIPLSKIGSCVVTTGYDHPQEYQPGQPPSEVTLVLSWAGGARLEFVPNLCDDPDCDADHGYMGTRVAEDLVLRIAGKADGQQAVDKALAFSRRLRDAILDNAS, from the coding sequence ATGCCGTATCCCGTACTGCCAACAGACTTGGCGCAGGACATCCAGCGTGCAGGATTCTACCCTCAGCTTGTGGCCAATGTGATGGGCCAGCAGCTGGGTGAACGTGAAATTCTGAGCCACTATGTGCACGTTGAAACGCACTTCGGTTACGACGATTTGCACCGTCACATCACGGTCTTGGTTCTTGCTCAAGGCAATGTGCTGGCGGCGTTACACCTCAATGATCTCGAAGATGAGCTCGACGAAGGCGCTGCGCGGGCATCGGTGGCAACCGAGATCATTCCGCTGTCCAAAATTGGCTCGTGTGTGGTCACCACAGGATACGACCACCCGCAGGAGTATCAACCTGGACAGCCTCCGTCTGAAGTCACGCTCGTGTTGAGCTGGGCCGGCGGTGCCAGATTAGAATTCGTTCCAAATTTGTGTGATGACCCAGACTGCGACGCTGATCATGGCTACATGGGTACCCGAGTCGCTGAAGACCTGGTGTTGCGGATTGCCGGTAAAGCAGACGGGCAACAGGCGGTCGATAAGGCACTGGCTTTCAGTCGCAGACTCCGAGACGCAATTTTAGATAACGCATCATGA
- a CDS encoding bifunctional acetate--CoA ligase family protein/GNAT family N-acetyltransferase: MAEQKTKRPYPAHWEADVLLRDGATARLRPVSPDDADALQQMHQGQSQDSIYFRYFTYKSQLSAKELERFTVVDYVDRVAFVVLLGDELMGIGRYDRLGDSTEAEVAFNIADAHQGRGLGSILIEHLAAAGRENGLRTFTAEVLPENRKMLKVFQAAGFETSRSFEDGVVVVEFPIDPTARVRAVMEAREHRAEAQSIAELLRPESIAVIGASRQWGSVGFALLENIIEGGFTGPVYGINKDALEIAGMISRTSLAEVPQEVELAVVAVPYAELPAVVQDCAEHGVKGLLIVTDGFTGEEGLAEQRRLVRVARSHGMRVIGPASAGIINTDPQVSLNASVSPQLPQRGSIGLFSQSAAVGAMLFTAAQQRGIGISSMINAGNRADVSGNDAMQYLEDDVNTSAVGLYLESFGNPRKFSRIVRRLARKKPVVVSRSHGMGRRIPPGHSTRTTEAPHGTVPSMLRQSGAIETDSYAALMDILQVLACQPVPAGPRLTVLGNAPSLNRLTVENARSAGLEIVEVQDIPTPGDQHSIDDVIDSLTAAIRTATQSGQTDAIIVVMQPGMQQREGDAARLAQAINDVADDSSITVLASFTAVLENTFNPTAIAGQGQLREREPDADPDVVEPQQRGLPIFASMEQAVSVLSELVQYRAWRDAEQGIAIEYEDIDRYKAEQLVDEWTENATGTELVKLTRDQTDELLACYGITVLPSRRFQTIDEALEYAEEFGYPVALKADNTVLRHRLDLGGVRLNIDTPQALRTNIESMREVLAPYGSPSIEVQAMAPTGQGCIVAAVEDPLVGPVISFGISGDAVELLDDWVHVVPPLSDQDLDRLLRTPRASAKLFGYGDIPAVDVEGVKDLVARVSQLKDDLPQVARLRFNPLLAAPGATTVLKAEIYIANAAVRTDSARRALLTQ, from the coding sequence ATGGCTGAACAGAAAACCAAACGCCCATATCCGGCTCACTGGGAAGCCGATGTGCTACTGCGCGATGGTGCGACAGCACGACTGCGCCCGGTTTCGCCAGACGATGCCGACGCATTGCAACAGATGCACCAGGGTCAATCTCAAGATTCTATCTACTTTCGCTACTTCACGTACAAATCCCAGCTGTCAGCCAAAGAGCTCGAGCGTTTCACCGTGGTCGATTACGTCGATCGCGTGGCTTTCGTCGTGCTGTTAGGTGACGAGCTGATGGGTATTGGCCGTTATGACCGACTCGGTGATTCAACCGAAGCCGAGGTGGCCTTCAATATTGCTGACGCGCATCAGGGTCGCGGTCTGGGATCGATACTGATAGAACACCTCGCGGCAGCGGGCCGGGAAAATGGGTTGCGCACTTTCACCGCCGAAGTACTGCCCGAAAACCGCAAAATGCTCAAGGTTTTTCAGGCGGCCGGATTCGAAACATCTCGTTCATTTGAAGATGGCGTCGTCGTTGTGGAATTTCCCATCGACCCCACGGCACGAGTACGCGCTGTGATGGAGGCCCGCGAGCACCGCGCCGAGGCCCAATCGATCGCTGAACTACTCCGCCCAGAATCCATTGCGGTGATCGGCGCATCGCGTCAATGGGGCTCCGTCGGCTTTGCGCTGCTTGAAAACATCATCGAGGGGGGATTTACCGGGCCGGTTTATGGCATCAATAAAGATGCCCTGGAAATCGCCGGCATGATTTCTCGTACCTCCCTGGCAGAAGTGCCTCAGGAGGTTGAGCTTGCTGTAGTCGCGGTGCCGTATGCGGAGCTTCCCGCCGTGGTCCAGGACTGTGCAGAGCACGGGGTCAAAGGATTGTTGATCGTCACTGATGGATTTACCGGTGAAGAAGGCCTAGCCGAACAACGCCGTCTGGTGCGCGTGGCGCGCAGCCACGGCATGCGGGTGATAGGCCCGGCCTCTGCTGGCATTATTAATACTGATCCGCAGGTGAGTCTTAACGCTTCGGTGTCTCCACAATTGCCACAACGGGGCTCGATCGGATTGTTTTCCCAATCGGCTGCTGTTGGTGCAATGCTGTTCACCGCAGCTCAACAACGTGGTATCGGCATATCGTCGATGATTAACGCAGGAAACCGGGCCGACGTATCCGGCAACGATGCGATGCAATATTTGGAAGACGACGTCAACACCAGCGCGGTGGGGCTCTATCTCGAGTCGTTTGGCAACCCTCGCAAGTTTTCGCGTATCGTGCGCCGCCTCGCCCGAAAGAAACCCGTGGTTGTTTCGCGCTCCCACGGGATGGGACGACGAATCCCACCGGGGCACTCCACGCGCACCACCGAAGCCCCGCACGGCACGGTGCCGTCGATGCTGCGTCAATCGGGTGCGATCGAAACCGACAGTTATGCCGCGCTCATGGATATCCTCCAAGTCTTAGCCTGCCAACCGGTGCCAGCGGGACCTCGGCTCACTGTGCTTGGCAACGCTCCATCGCTCAATCGATTGACGGTGGAAAATGCTCGAAGTGCCGGCTTAGAAATCGTCGAGGTTCAGGATATCCCTACACCTGGTGATCAGCATTCGATTGACGACGTCATTGATTCCCTCACTGCTGCTATCCGTACTGCGACTCAATCTGGTCAAACCGATGCGATTATTGTTGTGATGCAACCAGGCATGCAGCAGCGTGAAGGTGACGCGGCACGCCTGGCGCAAGCAATCAATGACGTGGCCGATGACAGCTCCATTACGGTGTTGGCTTCCTTCACCGCGGTGTTGGAAAATACCTTTAACCCAACCGCTATCGCAGGACAAGGCCAGTTGCGCGAGCGAGAGCCTGACGCTGATCCGGATGTGGTAGAACCGCAACAGCGTGGGCTGCCGATCTTTGCATCGATGGAACAGGCTGTCTCCGTGCTGTCTGAGCTTGTACAGTACCGTGCCTGGCGTGATGCAGAGCAGGGCATCGCGATTGAGTACGAGGATATTGACCGGTATAAAGCTGAACAGTTGGTGGATGAATGGACCGAGAACGCCACTGGTACCGAGTTGGTCAAACTCACGCGCGATCAAACTGATGAACTCCTGGCATGCTATGGGATCACGGTCCTGCCCTCACGGCGATTTCAGACCATCGACGAAGCCCTGGAATACGCCGAAGAGTTTGGTTACCCCGTGGCACTAAAAGCCGACAATACGGTTCTTCGCCACCGGCTCGATCTTGGGGGAGTTCGTCTCAACATTGATACTCCTCAAGCATTACGTACCAACATCGAATCGATGCGGGAGGTGTTGGCCCCGTATGGTTCTCCCTCGATTGAAGTCCAAGCGATGGCACCCACCGGTCAAGGATGTATCGTGGCAGCAGTGGAAGATCCACTCGTTGGACCGGTCATCTCCTTTGGTATCTCTGGTGATGCCGTAGAACTGTTAGACGATTGGGTTCACGTGGTGCCACCATTATCCGACCAAGACTTAGACCGTCTGCTCCGCACACCCCGGGCATCGGCTAAACTCTTTGGATACGGCGATATTCCAGCGGTGGATGTTGAGGGCGTGAAAGACTTGGTCGCCAGAGTTTCACAGCTCAAAGACGACCTGCCCCAGGTCGCCAGACTACGGTTCAACCCGTTGCTTGCCGCACCGGGTGCTACCACTGTATTGAAAGCCGAAATCTATATAGCTAATGCCGCAGTCCGCACCGACTCGGCTCGTCGGGCATTACTGACGCAATAA
- a CDS encoding DNA gyrase/topoisomerase IV subunit A, whose product MSKRSKNRSSSNSTTAIVPTEDQNIIDIDVASEMEHSFLEYAYSVIYSRALPDARDGLKPVQRRILYMMDQMGLTPDKGHVKSARVVGEVMGKLHPHGDSAIYDAMVRLAQGFNLRLPLVDGHGNFGSVDDGPAAARYTEARMAPAAVAMTANLNEDTVDFEPNYDNQMQQPTVLPAAFPNLLVNGASGIAVGMATNMAPHNLREVIDAARHLIENPEADTKALMKFVPGPDLPSGARIVGLDGIKEAYETGRGRFTMRATVNVEQVSARRTGLVVTELPYGVGPERVIDRLKTAVNTKKVAGIADVIDLTDRNHGLKLVIELKSGFNPQAVLAQLYKYTPLEENFGINNVTLVDGQPQTLGLKDLLSVYVDHRLTVVRRRTSHRLGKRKDRLHLVEGLLLALVDIDEVIEIIRTSDDAAAARERLMLVFDLTEIQANHILELRLRQLTKFSRLDLETERDELLAAIAELEKILASDAVLRETVSNELAEVAEQFGDERRTKLLKSEDLAPAVTAVSSKADRQVAASALLVPDDPCWVLLSASGRLLRTQDRTPIIAAGRRRRHDVFTSLVATTARGEVGALTDAGRILRVNVVDLPAAQEPTATPAMNDGVKATDFLTLERGEHLIAMVPLNQVLALGTRNGVVKRVRHDDWPLNQDEFEAITLKDGDKVVGASVAAHDGDQLVFITQAGQLLRYAAELVRPQGRSGGGVAGMKLVQDDKVLSFSVAPANQLEDSVVVTITDTDAGIEDASSTAKVTALDEFAPKGRNTQGLRAHRMLRGETGLALAWAGPQPLASTTGGVARALPQDYSDRDDSGIVLDSAIGAIGLGGSPVVQSEKTSEGSV is encoded by the coding sequence ATGTCAAAGCGTTCAAAAAATAGGTCTTCCAGTAACTCCACGACAGCAATCGTGCCGACTGAAGATCAGAACATTATCGACATTGATGTCGCCTCCGAGATGGAACACTCCTTCTTGGAATACGCCTATTCGGTGATCTACTCCCGCGCCCTGCCAGATGCTCGCGATGGGTTGAAACCCGTCCAGCGTCGCATCTTGTACATGATGGACCAGATGGGGCTGACACCCGATAAGGGTCACGTCAAGTCAGCACGCGTGGTCGGCGAGGTGATGGGTAAGCTCCACCCCCATGGTGATTCGGCCATTTACGACGCGATGGTACGGCTTGCCCAGGGCTTCAACTTGCGTCTTCCCCTTGTTGATGGGCACGGCAACTTTGGTTCAGTCGATGACGGTCCTGCTGCCGCCCGCTACACCGAAGCGCGCATGGCTCCAGCAGCCGTGGCGATGACGGCCAATCTGAATGAAGATACGGTCGATTTCGAGCCCAACTACGACAATCAGATGCAGCAGCCAACCGTGCTGCCCGCTGCCTTTCCCAATCTGCTAGTCAACGGTGCGTCCGGTATTGCCGTGGGGATGGCCACCAACATGGCCCCGCACAACTTGCGTGAGGTCATCGATGCCGCTCGACACTTGATTGAAAACCCGGAGGCCGACACCAAGGCCCTGATGAAATTCGTCCCCGGCCCAGACCTGCCATCGGGAGCCAGAATCGTTGGCTTAGACGGCATCAAAGAGGCCTACGAAACCGGGCGCGGTCGGTTCACCATGCGTGCCACGGTCAACGTTGAACAAGTTTCTGCGCGCCGAACCGGCCTGGTCGTCACCGAACTCCCCTACGGAGTCGGTCCCGAGCGCGTCATCGACCGACTCAAAACCGCCGTCAACACCAAAAAGGTCGCCGGTATCGCCGATGTCATCGACCTGACCGACCGCAACCACGGCCTCAAACTCGTGATCGAGTTGAAGTCGGGTTTCAATCCTCAAGCCGTGCTAGCGCAGTTATACAAGTACACGCCATTGGAGGAGAACTTTGGCATCAATAATGTCACGCTGGTTGACGGCCAGCCCCAGACCCTGGGGCTCAAAGACTTACTCTCGGTCTATGTAGATCATCGGCTGACGGTTGTGCGACGTCGCACCTCTCACCGGTTAGGAAAGCGAAAGGATCGCTTGCACCTGGTCGAGGGATTACTGCTAGCCCTGGTCGATATTGACGAGGTCATTGAGATCATCCGGACCTCGGATGATGCAGCCGCAGCTCGTGAGCGGTTAATGCTGGTCTTTGACCTAACCGAGATTCAGGCCAACCATATTTTGGAACTGCGTTTGCGGCAGCTGACAAAATTCTCCCGACTCGATCTGGAGACTGAGCGCGACGAGTTACTCGCCGCGATCGCGGAGCTAGAAAAAATCCTTGCTTCCGATGCTGTCTTGCGCGAGACCGTCTCTAACGAGCTAGCTGAAGTTGCTGAACAATTCGGCGATGAGCGCCGCACGAAGCTGCTGAAATCGGAAGATCTCGCGCCGGCTGTTACCGCGGTATCGTCGAAGGCCGACCGGCAGGTGGCAGCGTCTGCGCTGTTAGTTCCCGATGACCCATGTTGGGTGTTGCTATCGGCTTCCGGCCGGTTACTCCGCACCCAAGACCGCACCCCCATCATCGCTGCCGGAAGACGACGTCGCCACGATGTCTTCACGTCACTTGTTGCAACGACAGCTCGAGGTGAAGTCGGAGCGCTCACGGATGCCGGTCGAATTCTTCGGGTCAATGTGGTCGACCTTCCCGCAGCCCAGGAGCCGACCGCGACCCCAGCGATGAACGACGGTGTGAAGGCCACCGACTTCTTGACGTTGGAACGCGGCGAACACCTTATTGCCATGGTGCCGCTGAACCAGGTCCTTGCCCTGGGCACGCGCAATGGTGTGGTCAAACGCGTACGGCACGATGATTGGCCCCTGAACCAGGATGAGTTCGAAGCCATCACACTCAAAGATGGCGACAAGGTGGTCGGTGCCAGTGTCGCAGCTCATGACGGTGATCAGTTGGTGTTTATTACCCAAGCCGGGCAACTGCTTCGCTACGCTGCTGAGCTGGTACGACCGCAGGGTCGTTCCGGGGGTGGCGTCGCCGGCATGAAGCTGGTGCAAGACGATAAGGTGCTGTCGTTTTCGGTGGCGCCTGCCAACCAACTCGAAGACTCCGTCGTAGTAACCATCACCGACACGGATGCTGGTATAGAGGATGCGTCGTCGACCGCTAAAGTGACCGCGCTTGATGAATTTGCTCCGAAAGGGCGCAATACGCAGGGGCTGCGAGCGCACCGCATGCTACGCGGTGAGACCGGATTGGCGCTCGCCTGGGCTGGTCCACAACCACTAGCGTCAACCACCGGTGGCGTAGCCCGCGCGCTACCGCAAGATTACTCGGACCGGGACGATTCTGGCATCGTGTTGGACTCGGCCATCGGTGCGATCGGTCTCGGCGGCTCACCAGTGGTCCAATCCGAGAAGACCTCCGAAGGTTCTGTCTGA
- the cydC gene encoding thiol reductant ABC exporter subunit CydC gives MIPELPSSKTGRRALLGLGVLAAVKLIGWILIATSLARGISHLASALPASDAAQLLQLLFNSPKTAPGLIESLIDHTTSSEFLVTLALGFGGAILRGIAQWGQQVLATRAALGEKEQLRAQLVRHRLAAAGAHADRAGEDTVLASKGLDGLDDYYTDFLPSLVSALVIPLGLGLWILLHDWISAAVLVLTIPLIPMFMILIGKYTEHRVDEAAEGLNRLSHHLLELARGLPVLVGLRRAGTQRKALQEVSAGYQRTTMNTLKAAFMSGLALELISTLSVAIIAVFIGVRLVNGSMDLYAGIMVLTLAAEVYLPFRNIGSAYHASEDGVEALKRARAHINQPVPATLANILDTAAANDDRIVVDDLTIAYKALRRVEHQPAAGPEYLTPQQYAAAKRDSTPQQDSETDYVPTYEVEELAPVVQSVSMHLRPGQYTVMGDASGTGKSTILKALAGLLTDAEAVFTGSVGGLAGRPVAYLAQHPAFVSERVDDELTMVGYGTIEQLGGSPESLDMPHILMTSLRAAGLERYEHRRIDELSPGERRRLGFARVLARLLAAAAANTPHRAWFLVFDEPTAHLDHASANRIRTTLRALAQGRLPDGSTLDTILLVASHDALIHADAQQLLGQSIATPTRAEQHTPQTLSPSNTAAPTGDEHRQSRRRVTVADWWRVLPLNNPKFLGGIGWAVAALLSAALLSALSGWLIVQASYEPPILYLLAVIVGVRFFGIGRAVFRYAERLTVHDAVLSWANRIRLRVWDALGSQATQWHKLTRSGGALSVLISDVDQLRDAVPRVLVPIPAALITWATATGIVAFMAPGTWWPAAVAGLAAFVVVPIVVHLVDARTSAHLADHRTGLVSATSRLLTAAADMAGNGMAQRAANTFITADRQTTAPLKRSAAAAGLGEGLTSLIAAWAAVQTMWVAITNGISAPNTALVVMLMLAMAEPFGLFNQATQEARVLNHQLGKLLPLLDTNTHREADWIALEPTASSGVTALNLQDVTVSYSQTQPAVLDHFSLHATTGDFVVVTGPSGAGKSTLLAVLLGFLAPQAGTYRLTADAPDALNALQHVAWCPQEAYLFDSTLRSNLALARDPAHRPTDEECQTALETVGLGEWLANAPAGLDARLGPSGHFISGGQRQRVAVARALLADAQVILLDEPTAHLGADESAELLDDLKIALRDKIVVMVTHDRRFADTEVAVQL, from the coding sequence TTGATCCCCGAACTGCCATCCTCGAAGACAGGACGTCGAGCCCTGCTCGGACTCGGCGTCCTGGCGGCGGTCAAACTTATTGGCTGGATTCTGATCGCGACGTCACTGGCCCGCGGGATCAGCCATCTGGCCTCAGCTCTTCCGGCATCCGATGCCGCGCAATTGCTGCAACTGTTATTCAATTCGCCCAAAACCGCACCCGGGCTGATCGAGTCACTCATTGACCACACGACCAGCAGCGAATTCCTGGTCACTTTGGCGTTGGGTTTTGGCGGAGCGATCCTGCGCGGCATAGCCCAATGGGGCCAACAGGTCTTAGCCACTCGTGCCGCCCTGGGCGAAAAGGAGCAGCTGCGAGCCCAGTTGGTTCGTCACAGGTTAGCTGCAGCGGGCGCCCATGCCGATCGTGCGGGGGAAGACACCGTGTTAGCCTCCAAAGGTCTCGACGGCCTCGATGATTACTACACCGACTTCCTACCCTCGCTGGTTTCAGCCCTGGTTATCCCCCTGGGTCTGGGCCTTTGGATTCTGCTGCACGACTGGATCAGTGCGGCAGTCCTGGTACTGACCATCCCACTCATTCCAATGTTTATGATCCTTATCGGCAAATACACCGAGCATCGGGTCGATGAAGCCGCTGAGGGTCTCAATAGACTGTCACACCATCTCCTAGAGCTGGCCCGAGGATTGCCCGTACTCGTCGGGTTACGCCGGGCCGGCACGCAACGCAAAGCGCTCCAAGAAGTCTCAGCCGGTTATCAACGCACCACGATGAACACGCTGAAAGCAGCCTTCATGTCGGGACTGGCGCTCGAGCTCATCTCCACCTTATCGGTGGCGATCATCGCGGTGTTTATAGGTGTGCGACTCGTCAACGGCTCCATGGACCTCTATGCCGGGATCATGGTCCTAACTCTGGCAGCCGAAGTGTATCTGCCGTTTCGAAACATCGGCTCGGCCTACCATGCTTCCGAAGACGGCGTAGAAGCGCTCAAACGCGCCCGGGCCCATATCAACCAACCGGTCCCCGCAACACTAGCGAACATCCTAGACACCGCTGCTGCGAACGACGATCGAATCGTTGTCGATGACCTCACGATTGCGTACAAAGCGCTTCGTCGCGTCGAACACCAGCCGGCAGCTGGCCCAGAGTATCTGACCCCACAACAATATGCTGCAGCCAAACGAGACAGTACGCCTCAGCAGGACTCCGAAACCGATTATGTGCCCACATATGAAGTCGAGGAACTGGCACCGGTAGTTCAATCAGTGTCCATGCACTTGAGACCGGGCCAGTACACAGTCATGGGGGACGCCTCCGGTACAGGAAAATCCACCATCCTTAAAGCGCTCGCCGGGTTGTTGACCGATGCCGAGGCGGTCTTCACCGGAAGCGTCGGCGGTCTTGCCGGACGTCCGGTGGCATATCTGGCGCAGCACCCGGCGTTTGTCTCAGAGCGCGTCGACGATGAGCTGACTATGGTCGGATACGGCACCATAGAGCAACTCGGTGGCTCACCGGAGAGCTTGGATATGCCACACATCCTGATGACCTCGCTGCGTGCCGCCGGACTGGAGCGTTACGAACACCGTCGCATTGACGAACTGTCCCCAGGGGAACGGCGCAGACTGGGCTTTGCTCGTGTCCTGGCCCGGTTACTCGCTGCTGCAGCCGCAAACACGCCCCACCGCGCCTGGTTCCTTGTCTTCGATGAACCCACTGCCCACCTCGACCACGCCTCGGCCAACCGCATCCGCACCACACTGCGTGCGCTCGCCCAAGGCAGACTGCCCGACGGATCCACCCTGGACACGATCCTGCTGGTCGCCTCGCACGACGCGCTGATCCATGCCGATGCTCAGCAGCTGCTGGGCCAGAGCATCGCCACGCCTACACGTGCTGAACAGCACACACCGCAAACCCTGAGCCCCTCAAACACAGCTGCCCCCACCGGCGACGAGCACCGACAGTCGCGACGCAGAGTGACCGTGGCTGATTGGTGGCGGGTCCTACCGCTGAACAATCCCAAATTCCTTGGCGGTATCGGCTGGGCCGTGGCCGCACTGCTCTCGGCTGCCCTGCTGTCTGCTCTATCAGGCTGGCTGATCGTTCAAGCCTCCTATGAACCGCCTATCCTCTATCTGCTCGCCGTGATCGTTGGGGTCCGCTTCTTTGGCATCGGACGGGCTGTCTTTCGCTATGCCGAACGCCTGACGGTCCACGACGCGGTTCTATCGTGGGCCAACCGAATCCGCTTACGCGTCTGGGACGCGCTGGGCTCACAGGCCACCCAGTGGCACAAACTGACTCGCTCGGGTGGCGCGCTTTCGGTGCTCATCTCAGACGTCGATCAGTTACGCGATGCCGTGCCGCGGGTCCTGGTTCCCATCCCGGCGGCCTTGATCACCTGGGCGACCGCAACCGGGATCGTAGCCTTTATGGCTCCAGGGACATGGTGGCCAGCAGCGGTGGCGGGCCTTGCAGCCTTTGTGGTGGTACCCATCGTGGTCCATCTCGTCGATGCACGAACCAGCGCACACCTAGCCGACCATCGGACCGGCCTGGTATCGGCCACCTCCCGCCTGTTGACCGCAGCAGCCGATATGGCCGGCAACGGGATGGCCCAGCGCGCCGCAAATACGTTCATCACCGCGGACCGTCAAACCACCGCACCTCTGAAGCGCAGCGCGGCAGCAGCAGGACTCGGAGAGGGACTGACCTCGCTCATTGCAGCATGGGCAGCCGTCCAAACCATGTGGGTGGCCATCACCAACGGCATCTCAGCTCCCAACACCGCCCTGGTCGTCATGCTCATGTTGGCCATGGCAGAACCCTTTGGCCTGTTCAACCAAGCCACCCAAGAAGCACGCGTCCTCAACCACCAGCTGGGCAAATTGCTCCCGCTGTTGGACACCAACACACACCGCGAAGCCGACTGGATTGCACTGGAACCGACAGCCAGCTCCGGGGTGACGGCCTTGAACCTCCAGGACGTCACCGTGTCATACAGCCAAACCCAACCCGCTGTCCTCGACCACTTCTCGTTACATGCCACCACCGGTGACTTCGTTGTTGTCACGGGTCCCTCGGGGGCAGGAAAATCGACCCTGTTGGCAGTATTGTTGGGCTTTCTAGCGCCACAAGCCGGAACGTATCGCCTGACCGCCGATGCGCCAGACGCTTTGAACGCGCTCCAACACGTTGCGTGGTGTCCTCAGGAGGCCTATCTCTTCGACTCAACGCTGCGCTCGAATCTTGCGCTAGCACGAGATCCGGCACACCGACCCACCGATGAGGAATGCCAAACGGCGTTAGAAACCGTCGGGCTCGGGGAGTGGCTGGCAAATGCACCAGCAGGTCTGGATGCCCGTCTGGGACCCTCAGGCCACTTTATTTCTGGAGGCCAACGGCAACGGGTGGCCGTGGCCAGAGCATTATTAGCAGACGCTCAGGTGATCTTGTTAGACGAGCCCACCGCTCACCTAGGCGCCGATGAGTCCGCCGAGCTGCTCGACGACCTCAAAATCGCGCTGCGCGACAAAATTGTGGTCATGGTGACCCACGATCGACGCTTTGCCGACACCGAGGTCGCCGTACAGCTCTAA
- the cydB gene encoding cytochrome d ubiquinol oxidase subunit II — protein MEFLPTLWFILIAVLWIGYLILDGFDLGVGMLMKGWAKNESQRRVLLNSIGPVWDGNEVWLVTAAGATFAAFPHWYASLFAGLYIPLTFALLALILRAVSIEYRGKSHSQTARNLWDWCMAGGSFVAAFSIGAMLALTSTGLPLDSYGDRVGGPFAWFNGWAVLGGLAVVGVSLAMGWAFLSLKTLGAPREAGNRHLRRYLPLYLLPAALWSIGVIVSYPKVVSWGMLAMAVGGMLIAWVASRQRREGLTFVGMVIFVALGVGAIFTSLFPNVLPSTLDEAYNLTVTTASSSDYTLSIMAVVTAIFFPLVLAYSAWSYWTFRRRLDDQHIPESAVVTPV, from the coding sequence ATGGAATTTCTTCCAACGTTGTGGTTCATCCTCATTGCGGTGCTGTGGATTGGCTACCTGATTCTGGATGGTTTTGACCTCGGGGTCGGGATGCTCATGAAAGGTTGGGCTAAGAACGAATCCCAGCGGCGCGTGCTGCTGAACTCGATTGGCCCCGTCTGGGACGGCAACGAGGTCTGGTTAGTTACCGCTGCGGGTGCCACATTTGCGGCGTTCCCGCACTGGTACGCGTCATTGTTTGCGGGGCTGTACATTCCGCTGACCTTCGCTTTGTTAGCGTTGATCTTGCGAGCGGTGTCTATCGAATATCGCGGCAAGTCGCACAGCCAGACCGCACGGAACCTTTGGGACTGGTGCATGGCCGGCGGGTCGTTCGTCGCTGCTTTTTCTATCGGAGCGATGCTGGCACTGACCTCTACAGGTCTGCCACTGGACTCCTACGGTGACCGAGTTGGAGGCCCATTTGCGTGGTTCAACGGGTGGGCGGTCCTGGGCGGACTAGCCGTCGTAGGCGTCTCGCTGGCAATGGGTTGGGCGTTTTTATCGCTCAAAACCCTGGGCGCACCACGAGAAGCCGGCAACCGTCACCTTCGACGCTATCTCCCGCTGTATCTGCTGCCCGCAGCGCTGTGGAGTATCGGCGTGATCGTGAGCTATCCCAAGGTGGTCTCGTGGGGCATGCTCGCGATGGCCGTCGGGGGGATGCTCATCGCATGGGTCGCTTCCCGGCAGCGCCGCGAAGGGCTGACATTTGTGGGCATGGTCATCTTCGTGGCACTGGGCGTCGGAGCCATCTTCACGTCCCTATTTCCCAATGTCTTGCCTTCAACGCTGGACGAGGCATATAACCTGACGGTGACCACCGCTTCGTCATCCGACTACACACTGTCGATCATGGCCGTCGTGACCGCCATTTTCTTTCCGCTTGTCCTGGCATACAGTGCCTGGAGCTATTGGACCTTCAGACGGCGGCTTGATGACCAACACATCCCAGAGTCAGCGGTGGTGACCCCGGTTTGA